TCGCCTACGTCTATAACAACGATCCTTTTAAGTACGCCGACCTGAGGAGCTGCAAGCCCAACGCCGTTTGCATCGTACATTGTTTCCGCCATATCGTCAAGAAGCTGTATAATGGAAGGCGTAATCTCTTTAACTTCCTTGCACTTTTTCCTAAGTATTTCATCCGTTTTTAACCTGATATTTCTTTTTGCCATATTATCCTCCTAATAAACAGTATTTATGCCATGCCAAAAACCTGCCTGTATTCCCGCAAAACTGCATGAAATATATGCCCAACCCGCTATTTGGCCGCTTCAACACGCATGGCTGCGACAGCCTTCGATTTACAGGAAAACGCAGGCCTCCCGTCACGCCGCATATCCGGCTGACAATCTCAAACAAAAGTATAATGCGGTTTAAACATGAAAATTTCTTGGTTAATCATACATGCGGTATACATAAATAAGTTGAACACACTTATACGCCAAAAATTATAAACGGTTTAATCCTGTATTTCCCTGTAAACCGAAGGCAACTTTATTTTATAACAAATTTAAATATTATACAATACTTTGCGGGTTAAGCGAAATATTAACCGTAACCCTTCTGCACCTGCCTTTTCTGTGTTCGTTGACACAATTAACTACAAAATCCCTAAGGTCGTTTTCATCATTTCCTTTAATAAAAATACGCCATCTGTATTCGTCGTTAATTTTTGAAATAACTGCCGGCGACGGCCCAAGTATCATGAACTTTTCATCGCCGTTATTTTTTTCCAATATATACGAAAGGCGGTTAGCCTCGTCTATAACTTCATTTTCCCTTTCGCCGAATATAAGGGCTGAAAACAGATTAGTAAAAGGCGGATACCCCATGGTTTTCCTTATTGCAATTTCTTTTTCATAAAAACTCTCATAATCGCTTTTAGCCGCAAGGTTAATTATATAATTGTCGGGATTATACGTTTGTATAACTACTTTCCCCGCTAGCATATCCCGTCCGGCCCGTCCGGATACTTGGGTTATCAGCTGGAAAGTTGTTTCGCCGCTTCTGTAGTCGCCTGTGTTAAGCGATATATCGGCCGCTATAACTCCTACAAGGGTAACTTTCGGAAAATCATGGCCTTTGGCAATCATTTGAGTGCCTATAAGTATGTCCGCGTTTCCTTTTCCGAACTCGCTTAATATATCACGGTGGCTGTTCTTTTTGGAAGTTGTATCCATATCCATCCTAAGAACCACGGCCGACGGAAAAAACCTTTTAACCTCTTCTTCAACTTTCTGCGTCCCCGTTCCGAAATATTTTATATATTTAGAACCACATTCAGGGCATATTTCGGGTACGGAAGCCGTTTGCCCGCAATAATGGCATCTGAGTATATTGTCATGCGAATGATAGGTGTATGAAACATTGCACCTTTTGCACATCATAACATGTCCGCATTTCCGGCATGAAATAAATGTCGAATACCCGCGCCTGTTTATAAACAGTATAGTCTGCATGTTCCTTTCAAGGTTATACTTAATCTCATCATAAAGCCTGCGGCTGAAAATGCTCCTGTTGCCAAAGGCAAGCTCCTGACGCATATCGACAATTTCAGTTACAGGCATTTCCCTGTTAAACGGCCTGTTTTTAAGCTTAACAAGATCGATTTCACCGTTTAACGCCCGAGTATATGTCTTAATTGAAGGAGTTGCCGTACCGTAAACAACTTTTCCGCCGTTTCTGCACCTGTATTCGGCAACCTCCCTTGCGTCATACTTAGGAGTATTTTCTGAAATATAGCTTCCTTCATGTTCCTCGTCTATAATAATAATGCCGATATTTTCAAATGGAGCAAATACAGCGCTCCTCGGACCTATTACTATTGATATTTCCTTGTTTTTAGCCTTCTGCCAAACTTCAATCCTTTCACCCGGGCTCATTCTGCTGTGATTTATTGCCGCGGCGTTTCCGAAACGTTCAAAAAACCTTTGTGAAAGCTGCGGAGTTAACGATATTTCCGGCACAAGTACAATGGCTTCTTTGCCTTTAGAAATAACATTTTCAATGGCTTTTAAATAAATTTCGGTCTTTCCGCTCCCCGTAACCCCATGAATAAGAACAGGCTTATCAGACGGCGCGTTGACTGCTTCAAGCGCAAAATTCTGTTCTTTTGTCAATTCGATTTTTTTCTGCTCTGTTTTAACCGAATTAAATACAGGCCTGCGCTTCTGTTTAATTTCTTCCTTCAAAATGCCTCTTTTAATAAGCGTTTTAATCGGCGAATCGCTTATTTTCAGCCGCCTTTTTATTTCCGATGCTTCAGAAGGCCCGAATTTTTCTATAAACTCAATAACGAAAAGCTGCCCGATACGGCTTTCCATAAGCTTTAATCTGCTTTTTTCATTTTCAAGCTCCTCTTTTGGTACGTTAAACCCAATAAGGCGAACTTCGTTTCTTATTCCGACGCCTGCCGGCATAACCGTTTGAAGGCACTGCGTAAGCGTTGTATAATACTTCTTTTTCATCCAGCGTGAAAGGCGGATAGTTTCTTCAGAAAAAACAGGGTACCTGTCAAGCACGCCGATAACCATTTTAATTTTATTTTCATCAACGCCCGGGCTGTCGGAAAATCCGACAACATAGCCTTCCGTGCGGGTGTTTTTCGGCCCGAAAGGGACCGAAACTCTCACGCCGACTTCCATGGAGCTGATAAGTTCCAATGGGATTTCATAATCAAAAACCCTGTCTATATCGGCGTTTGCGGTTTTTAATATTACCTGCGCAAACCTTTTAATAAAAACACCCCCAAAATAATTTTATTTACGCTGATACAGCAGAAAAAAGCCGAATTTTCACAGCTTTACGCCTTCTTTGAAAATTGCGGCTTTTATAATTTTCTATAAATAAATTTTATAGAGGAATACAATCGTAAATCCCTTAAAAATTTTTTATTGTTCTAAAGCATTATAATCAACGTCAAATGTTTCTTCTACAGTTTGTACAGGTTCGTCGGTTTTTTCAGGTTCTCGGCGCGGCACAATGGCAATTTGGCCTTCATAAAGTTCGTTAACCGCAATAGAAACAGGCTTATCCACTTTCAAATTTTTTGTCAGAGGCTCGGCGTTGTCCACCAACTGCCTAGCCCTTTTGGCCGCTGCAATTACAATTGTATATCTGCTGCCGATGACGTCTTCGCCTTCCGCCCCTTTATTGATCTCCTCAAGCAAGTCCGTATATGATGGCCTTAACATATTAAATCTCTCCTTTAAAAGTTTTATAAAATTCTAAATTCCTGAAAACGCGCGCCTTTTCAGCGGATGTAATATCTATAATTTTTTTAGCCGCGCTTTCTACAAAATCATTAATTACAATATAATCATACCTGCAAACGTATTCCATTTCTTCAACGGCACGTTCAATCCTTTTTTGAACAACTCTTATATCTTCCGTGCCTCTTCCGACAAGACGTTTTTCAAGCTCTCCTATAGAAGGCGGAGCCAAAAATATCAAAACCGCTTCCGGATACAGCTCTTTAACCTGAAGGGCTCCTTGGACTTCTATTTCAAGTATTATGTTAACTCCTTTGTCGATCTGTTCTTTAACATATTCTTTAGGGGTGCCGTAATAATTGCCGCAGAAACAAGCATACTCCAACAGCTCCCCGCCTTCAATCATTTTATCAAAATCATCTTTGTCTTTAAAAAAGTAATGTATGCCGTCCTGTTCATAGGGCCTTGGCTTTCTAGTTGTTGCCGAAATCGACAATGAATATTCGCCGTTTTTAATAAGATTTTCGACAACCGTTCCCTTTCCTGCCCCGGACGGGCCTGATATTATAAGTAAAATACCTTTTTCATCCATAATTACTCTCCGCTTTCATTTGAACTTACAAGCCTGTTATTTACAGTTTCAGGCGTGATAAGGCTTAAAACAACATGTCCGCTGTCCATTATAAGCACGCTTCTTGTTTTTCTGCCGTATGTAGCGTCAACGAGGTCGCCTTTCTCCCTTGCGTCCTGTATAAGCCTTTTTATAGGCGCCGACTCAGGGCTTACAAGGGCAACCACCCTCGACGCGTTTACAACGCTTCCAAAGCCTATATTTATAAACTTCGCGCCTTCCATTAATAACGCCTCCTATTCTATATTCTGCACTTGCTCCCTGATTTTTTCTATTTCGGTTTTAAGCTCAATAGCCGCTTTTGTTATTGTAATGTCATTTGATTTGGAACTTGTTGTGTTGGCTTCCCGGTTCATCTCCTGAACAAGAAAATCAAGTTTCCTCCCTATAGATTCTTCTCCGTTTGAATTAAAAATCTGTTTAAGCTGCTCTATATGGCTGTACATTCTCGTTATTTCTTCGTCAACGCAGGATTTGTCGGCAAATATCACAACTTCCGCCGCGATTCTCTGTTCATCGACCGGGGCCTTGTCAAAAAGCTCCTCAAGCCGCGACGTCAAACGCTGCCTGTATTCTTCAACAACAACAGGACTTCTTTCTTTTATCAAATCCGTAATGCTTTTTATTTTTTCGGCTTTCAGAAGTATGTCCCCTTTAAGGGCCTCGCCTTCTGTTTCGCGCATTGAGATAAAATTACACAAAGCCATATTCAAAGCGGGCTCAAGCGTTTCCCAAATAACGTCGCCGTCCTCTTCCACTTTTTCGGCGGTTATAACTTCAGGAAATTTTGCCACAAGGTCAAGCTTGCTTCGGCTTGAAATGCCGTATGAACTTTCAAGGAAGTCAAGTTTTTCAAGATATGCCTTTGCAAGATGTTCATTCAGCTTTATACATACGTCATCCTCGGAAAAGGTTTCAAAATTAATATAAACGTCAGTTTTTCCGCGCAGTATTTTTTTGGAAACAGCCTTTCTGATTTTATCTTCAAGATAATTCATAAATCTCGGCAATTTAACTGTTATATCGTTATATCTGTGGTTAACGGATTTTATTTCAACTGTAAACCTCCGGGAATAAGCCTCGTTTTCACCCTTGCCGTACCCTGTCATGCTTCTTGCCATAATTTTCATCCCTTTATATAAAAAGTTAACTGCATATTTTATTTATTATATATTACCTTATGCCGTATAATCAAGCAAAACTTATTAAAAATAAGACATAAAGGAAAATTTATGATATACTGTTTTAAAGTTTGCGTTCTGCTGTGACGGCAAAATTAATTTTTATATATTCTCGGAGGAAAAAAATATGGCTTTAGACGGAATAGCTGTAGCTAATATAATATACGAACTTAAAGAAAAACTGCTCGGAGGCAGAATAGACAAAATTTACCAGCCTCAAAAAGACGAGCTTATAATTTCGGTAAGGAGCATAGGAAATAACTTTAAACTTCTCGTTTCCGCAAATCCGAGCCACCCAAGGCTTCAAATCACATCCGCCCAAAAGGAAAACCCCATGACGCCGCCGCTTTTTACCATGGTGCTCAGGAAATATATTGCCGGCAGTAAAATAACCGGCATAATACAGCCTGATTTTGAAAGGATTGTTATAATCGAAACCGAAGGCGTAAATGAAATGGGCGACAGCGTTGTAAAAAAGCTTATTATTGAAATAATGGGCAAACATTCAAATATAATCTTAGTTGATGAAAACAATAAAATTCTTGATTCAATAAAACGCATAAGCCATGATACAAGCTCCGTACGCGAGGTTCTGCCCGGAAAGGAATATGTTTTTCCTCCTTCCCAAGGCAAAAAAAATCCTCTTTCCCTTAACATAGAAGAATTTTTAAACTTATTTAACGAAAAAAGCTCCCTTAGACTTCAAAATATAATTTACGGATCATATACAGGAATCAGTCCCGCAATAGCTTCGGAAATATGTTTTAGGGCCGGTTTTGATGCGTCGGTACATGGCGAAGATATTAATGCGGAAGATATTCATACACTTTTCTCAGCCTTTGCGGCGCTTATAAAAGACGTTAAAAATAACGCTTTTAGACCTGAAATAATAATAGAAACAAAAACAAACCGCATTACAGACTTCTCGCCCGTTGAGATGAAGCAGTACGGCCATATGAAAAAAGAGCATTACAATTCAATCTCGGAGCTTTTGGAAACATTCTACAGCGAACGTGACAACGCCTATCATATTAAGCAAAAAGCCCATGATATGCGCCGCATCGTCGTAAGCAATATAGAACGCTGTATAAAAAAACGTGAAATACAGGAAAAAACATTAAAAGACAACAAAAATATGGATAAATGGAAACTAAAAGGCGAACTTCTGACAGCCAACATATATTCGGTTGAAAAGGGCACAAATACGTTTAAAACAATAAACTATTATGACGAAAGCATGCCTGAGATAGAAATTTCAATCGATCCAACTCTCACGCCTTCCGAAAACGCTCAAAAATATTTTAATAAATACAACAAGGCCAAACGCACCATTGCCGCAATAAAAATACAGCAAAAACAAAATGACGAAGAGCTTGCATATCTTGAAGGCATACTTGTGGCAATAGACGCATCTACAGAGCAGGCAGATCTTGCCGATATAAGAAGCGAGCTTGTGGAAGCCGGGTATATCAGACGCAAAAAAAGCGACTCTTCAAAGAAAAATGCGAAAGTCAAAAAATCCAGCCCTCTCCATTTTGTATCTTCAGACGGGGTTGATATTTATGTTGGGAAAAGCAACATCCAAAACGACGAACTTACAATACACTTTGCTAAAAGCGACGACATATGGCTCCACACAAAAAACATACCCGGTTCACATGTAATCATATCTTTATCGGGCCGGATGTCCGTTCCCGAACAAACGCTTTTAGAAGCCGCTAACCTCGCGGCATACAACAGTAAGGCAAAAAACGGCAGCAATGTTCCGGTTGATTATTGTCCTAGAAAAAATGTAAAAAAGCCCGGAGGAGCCAAACCTGGCATGGTTATATACGAGCAATATAAAACAATCTATATAACGCCGGACGAAATAAAAGCTGAAAATATGAAGAAAGCATGACTTAACCTAATTTATCCTAAAGCGTCTACACTTGCTTTGTAAAGCTTTTATCTTTTAAAGGTCGGTTTTTCCACTGCTCTGAATTACTGCGGCGGCAAACTGACTAAAATTCGCTTTACGAAACACTGTGCGCCGCCGCCTGCATATCGTTCATGCGCTTGCCTGACGCCCGTAAATCCTTCACTCCTGTGCTTATGAACTGTAAAAGGCTTAAGGCATAAAACATGCAGGAATGTATAAATTCATATTAATGCATGCATAGCGGCGTCTATACAGCGTTTTGTGCCGTTTATGATAATAAACTGAAAAACCTCGTTTCCTCCATGATTTTATCTCTCCCATTTCCGTTTAATTTTTTATTATATAAAAATATATAACCTCGGAATACATTTTTATCAGAATCAAAAGTATTCCGAGGCACAAAAACAATTTTTAAATTTCCCGAGCAGTTGTTTCGATTAAAATATAACAGTCAAAAAGCCTGTTCCATGGCATTGAAACGGTTTTAACTTTACTTTCCTCTATCTCTATACATTTTCCCCCGGCCTGAAACCGTATGCCTTTGAATTTTCCCAATACTTGTTCCGGTTCTAAAAGGGAATAAACTTTACTGCTGTAAATCCTATCCTCCGCGCTTATTTTATACCCTTCAGCGCCTAAAGCGCGCTTAATTTTAAAATTATATATTCCGTCTTCAAGTATATGGCGCCCCAAAAGCGATACATGGCTTTCTGCAAATGTTTTCGGCTCCTTTGTTTCCTCTTCCATAATCCCGTATATTTGTGCGTGCGCAACCCCAAGGCCGATAGCGTTGGCAGCCGTATTCCATGAACTGTAGCACTTCAATTCCGCTATTCCCATGCCTTCAGAACCGCCGTCATAATTCATAAGCCTTTCAAATAAAGGATGTTTTCCGCTTGTAAGCGTTTTGTTGTCATAAATTTCTATAAGCCCCACATTTCCTGTTTTATTTCGCCTTCCCATTTCCTTTGCCGCTTTATCCGGATCGGCCTGTCCAGAATAATCGTAAAGAAATATCGTAAACGCTTTTTCTGTCTTTGCATTGGCCGCATCAACAAAATTCAACGCATTCTCCATAAGTTTCCTGCTGTTTAAAACGTCATACTCATGCACAGACTCGCCGGCGCCATAATATTCTTCAAAAAACTTCGTTGTCTTGCCCGTTCTTTTTGAAACGTCCCTTGCGTATATAAGTTGAGGTATTTCATCCATTCCGAAAATAAAATTAACATGTTTTCCTCTGCCTTCCAATGCAAGCGAGGCCTGCGTAACGCCATAAGATTTTAATATCTTTTTGTATATGCTTTCATCGCCGGTTGTCGTATATGTCCTTGCAAAACTGAACTTAATCGGGCTGCCGTTTTCAAGCGGTATAAACTCCCCGCCGCCATTATTATATAAAAAGGCAATAAAATTCGGAAGCTGCAAATCATCGCTGCTGACAACGATTTCGTCTATAAAACCGCTCTTCTGCCAATCTACAAACGAACTGAACATTTCCGCCGTGTTTTCAAAAGGCGCTTTATACCGTTCAAGCCATGGTGCGAAATTCTCTTCTCCTTCCGCATA
Above is a window of Anaerotignum faecicola DNA encoding:
- the priA gene encoding primosomal protein N' yields the protein MLKTANADIDRVFDYEIPLELISSMEVGVRVSVPFGPKNTRTEGYVVGFSDSPGVDENKIKMVIGVLDRYPVFSEETIRLSRWMKKKYYTTLTQCLQTVMPAGVGIRNEVRLIGFNVPKEELENEKSRLKLMESRIGQLFVIEFIEKFGPSEASEIKRRLKISDSPIKTLIKRGILKEEIKQKRRPVFNSVKTEQKKIELTKEQNFALEAVNAPSDKPVLIHGVTGSGKTEIYLKAIENVISKGKEAIVLVPEISLTPQLSQRFFERFGNAAAINHSRMSPGERIEVWQKAKNKEISIVIGPRSAVFAPFENIGIIIIDEEHEGSYISENTPKYDAREVAEYRCRNGGKVVYGTATPSIKTYTRALNGEIDLVKLKNRPFNREMPVTEIVDMRQELAFGNRSIFSRRLYDEIKYNLERNMQTILFINRRGYSTFISCRKCGHVMMCKRCNVSYTYHSHDNILRCHYCGQTASVPEICPECGSKYIKYFGTGTQKVEEEVKRFFPSAVVLRMDMDTTSKKNSHRDILSEFGKGNADILIGTQMIAKGHDFPKVTLVGVIAADISLNTGDYRSGETTFQLITQVSGRAGRDMLAGKVVIQTYNPDNYIINLAAKSDYESFYEKEIAIRKTMGYPPFTNLFSALIFGERENEVIDEANRLSYILEKNNGDEKFMILGPSPAVISKINDEYRWRIFIKGNDENDLRDFVVNCVNEHRKGRCRRVTVNISLNPQSIV
- the rpoZ gene encoding DNA-directed RNA polymerase subunit omega, giving the protein MLRPSYTDLLEEINKGAEGEDVIGSRYTIVIAAAKRARQLVDNAEPLTKNLKVDKPVSIAVNELYEGQIAIVPRREPEKTDEPVQTVEETFDVDYNALEQ
- the gmk gene encoding guanylate kinase, translated to MDEKGILLIISGPSGAGKGTVVENLIKNGEYSLSISATTRKPRPYEQDGIHYFFKDKDDFDKMIEGGELLEYACFCGNYYGTPKEYVKEQIDKGVNIILEIEVQGALQVKELYPEAVLIFLAPPSIGELEKRLVGRGTEDIRVVQKRIERAVEEMEYVCRYDYIVINDFVESAAKKIIDITSAEKARVFRNLEFYKTFKGEI
- a CDS encoding DUF370 domain-containing protein, producing MEGAKFINIGFGSVVNASRVVALVSPESAPIKRLIQDAREKGDLVDATYGRKTRSVLIMDSGHVVLSLITPETVNNRLVSSNESGE
- a CDS encoding YicC family protein, encoding MARSMTGYGKGENEAYSRRFTVEIKSVNHRYNDITVKLPRFMNYLEDKIRKAVSKKILRGKTDVYINFETFSEDDVCIKLNEHLAKAYLEKLDFLESSYGISSRSKLDLVAKFPEVITAEKVEEDGDVIWETLEPALNMALCNFISMRETEGEALKGDILLKAEKIKSITDLIKERSPVVVEEYRQRLTSRLEELFDKAPVDEQRIAAEVVIFADKSCVDEEITRMYSHIEQLKQIFNSNGEESIGRKLDFLVQEMNREANTTSSKSNDITITKAAIELKTEIEKIREQVQNIE
- a CDS encoding NFACT family protein → MALDGIAVANIIYELKEKLLGGRIDKIYQPQKDELIISVRSIGNNFKLLVSANPSHPRLQITSAQKENPMTPPLFTMVLRKYIAGSKITGIIQPDFERIVIIETEGVNEMGDSVVKKLIIEIMGKHSNIILVDENNKILDSIKRISHDTSSVREVLPGKEYVFPPSQGKKNPLSLNIEEFLNLFNEKSSLRLQNIIYGSYTGISPAIASEICFRAGFDASVHGEDINAEDIHTLFSAFAALIKDVKNNAFRPEIIIETKTNRITDFSPVEMKQYGHMKKEHYNSISELLETFYSERDNAYHIKQKAHDMRRIVVSNIERCIKKREIQEKTLKDNKNMDKWKLKGELLTANIYSVEKGTNTFKTINYYDESMPEIEISIDPTLTPSENAQKYFNKYNKAKRTIAAIKIQQKQNDEELAYLEGILVAIDASTEQADLADIRSELVEAGYIRRKKSDSSKKNAKVKKSSPLHFVSSDGVDIYVGKSNIQNDELTIHFAKSDDIWLHTKNIPGSHVIISLSGRMSVPEQTLLEAANLAAYNSKAKNGSNVPVDYCPRKNVKKPGGAKPGMVIYEQYKTIYITPDEIKAENMKKA
- a CDS encoding DUF4127 family protein is translated as MKRLLTAVLTFAVNIVSVSVVFGGTLITAPIDSRPVSVEYLGELAEMAGDNFYTVDETFLDYFPDGGEGRFADSSKVREQLRKLVESNNKTDTTVILNTSSYFTGGLVGSRVTDNYEYKNAAVDELHSLVKKCTAPKYYIALTMPRNLPETRNNSFWFDNEPVHGLGYFYFKHNKNSAFDDGIRKKFEASEPSQFLMEWGYVRNKADEMGLESLESWEKEFLLYAEGEENFAPWLERYKAPFENTAEMFSSFVDWQKSGFIDEIVVSSDDLQLPNFIAFLYNNGGGEFIPLENGSPIKFSFARTYTTTGDESIYKKILKSYGVTQASLALEGRGKHVNFIFGMDEIPQLIYARDVSKRTGKTTKFFEEYYGAGESVHEYDVLNSRKLMENALNFVDAANAKTEKAFTIFLYDYSGQADPDKAAKEMGRRNKTGNVGLIEIYDNKTLTSGKHPLFERLMNYDGGSEGMGIAELKCYSSWNTAANAIGLGVAHAQIYGIMEEETKEPKTFAESHVSLLGRHILEDGIYNFKIKRALGAEGYKISAEDRIYSSKVYSLLEPEQVLGKFKGIRFQAGGKCIEIEESKVKTVSMPWNRLFDCYILIETTAREI